The DNA sequence GGACGGAGCCTACGGCTCGCGGGCGTGCCGTGCGGACGAATTCGCTCAGCCAGGAGGGCGGTCGTGCCGCCGGCGCGAAAGGCCCCGGCGGGGGCCCGCAGCGCGCTGCGGGGCCTTTCGTTCAGCGCCTCGTCCGTCGCCTACGCCGGTGATGTCAGTCTTCGTTGGCGTCATCGTCGTAGTGCACGTTGCCGTCTTCGTCGAGGTAGGGGTGGATCTGCGCGGGAGGGTGGCCGTCGGTGTCGGAGGGGCGTGGCCCTTCGGGCCCGTCGGGGCCCCAGCGCAGGAGTCGGCGGGCGCGGCAGATCCGGTAGACGGTGCCGCCGGCCTCGAGCTGGTTGGCGCGTTCGGTCCGCAGCCGGTCGGCAGCCTGTGCGTACTCGGTCAGCTCTCCGGCCGCGGGGTCGGTTCCTTGCGCGGCGATCGCGCGGGCGTCGACCGTTCTGTCGTCGCAGTCCCAGGGGATGAGGCCGCGCCGGCGGGGCTCGAGCCAGGTCAGGGCGAAGTCCAGCGACTTGCGGGCGTCGTGGGCGGTGGCGTGCGGACCGCCGCTGGCCTTCCACCCCTGCCCGTCTTGCTCCACGATCCGGAAGACGGGGGGCAGCGGCATCACGTCCGGATGGGTCGTCAGCGCCCGCCGGGAGTCCCCGCGCACGTCCTCGGGGAAGCGGCCCCCGGCGTAGCCGAGATCGCGCAGCGCCAGCCGTTCCGCGGCCTGAAGGGGCGTGATCGGCGCGTCGGGGTCCAAGACCAGGCCGTCATCGATGCGCGCGTCCCGGGCGCCGCGGTCCCAGTTGGGGACGGCGGGCTCGTAGTCGGTCGGCCGAGGCTGCTCAATCCCGTCGGGTCCCAGCCCCGTGTACTCCTCGGCCCGCACCACCCGGTAGCGGGTCCGCAGCACGGTGAGCTCATCGACGCGTTCGCTCTCCAGCCGGGCCACCGCCGCCAGCAGGGCCCGCCGCTCCATCACGTCCTTGGCCTCGTCCTTCGCCCGGAACCACAGCAGCGAGTTGAGGCCGTCCCGGGCCAGCTGCGGAAAGCCGTCCTGCACCGCGATCACGACCCGCCACCGCTGTTCCTCGCCGGCATCCTGTGCGACGACCCCGAACAACGGCCCCCGCACCAGCACCGTGTCCACATCCAGCGCGGCGTCCAGTGCGTCGGCCTCCACGACCGCCTCCACCGGACCCTCCGGGTACCTGACCTTGATCGGCCGTACCCCGTCCGGCGTCGTCTCCCCATGACTCATGCGCCCATCCTGCCGACCACAGCTTGAGCGCACGTGCGTTTCCTGATTCTCAGGACTGGGATGTGCCCGTGTGGGACGGTGGTGCCCCGCTTCCTCCCCCGCAGGCGGAGAGGCGCCATCGCTTCCGGCCGGTGTTCGTCGGGCCGGCTGCGGCTAAAGGGCGGCGAGAGCGGGGAGCGCCGGCCCTTCTCCACCGCGCGCAGCTGCCCCCAGCCGACCTCGGCGCGAGTGGCGGGCGGGGCCCGGGTGGCGGGTGGTCAGCAGCGCGGTACTCGGCGGTGGCATCGGTGAACGGTCCTGGGTCCTCAACGCCCAGGTCCCGCACGGCTACCGGCGCACCGACCCGGACCGGCACCTCGCCGCCCTGGCCTCCGGGGCGGGCGCGCGCGGGCCGGGCGTGGGTCTGCTCACGGCCGCGGACGTCCGGGCCCACGGCCACGCGCGCGACGGCGGGGCCGAGGCGGTCGTCACCGCGGGGCTTGGAGTGCGCGGCTGGGCCGCCGCACTGCCGACGGCACGACCGCCGCCCCCGGCCTGGCACCATCAACATCGTCCTCGCCGTCCCGGCCCCCCTGACCGACGCGGCACTGGTCAACGCCGTGGCCACGGCCACCGAGGCCAAGGTGCAAGCCCTGCTCGACGCCGGGTTCGACTGCTCCGGCACACCCACCGACGCGGTCTGCGTCGCCGCGCACGCTCCGCGCCCCGGCGAGGAACCCCACGCCTTCGCCGGCCCCCGATCTCTGTGGGGCTCCCGCCTCGCCCGAGCCGTCCACACCGCCGTCCGGGACGCAGCCGGGGCGCACTACTGAGCTTGTGGGCGAGGTGTGGTGCTATCCCCGCCTGCCTGCTACAAACCCGGCGAGCGGTCTCGAACCTCCCACGCGGTCTGCGAGTACAACGGCCGCAAGGACCAGCCCAAGGGCTTCGGATGGCGCGACTTCCGCAGCCTGCTCATACGCGCCCGCGTCCTGGGCTCGGTGGCCCAATCATCCTGGTATGCGCCTGCGTCCGGATCCACCTAACGGCCCCGCTTCGGGAGTTCACCGCCGTGAATGCCGACTGGCTCACCGTCTTCGAGCTGTCCGCATACTCACCGGCCGCCATCGGCAGGAGGGCATCTGATCACTTGTCAGACGCGACGTCGGCAACCTCACCGCAGCCGACCTCGGCGCCGGATCACGAAGGCCGTCAAACGCAGGCTCAAGCAGATCCAATACTTCCCGGGCCTGGTCGGCGGTTGCGTCGTCGGTACCGTCTTGGCTCTCAGAATGTGGTCATCAGAAGCTGCCGAAGAAGCGATGCCACCAACTGGGCCGCTGGACATGCGAAGGCAACTGGCTGGGCCCGTCGTAATCGCGTTCCAGTAGTTCTTCGGGAAGTACCACATACCCGAGATCGGCCAGTGCCCATTCGACCTTGGCGAGATCGGCGGCATCCAGCTCGCCCTGGGCCTGGGCATCCTCTGTGCCGAGGAAGGCTCCTGGGTTCTCGGCACAGATGAGGGCGAGGGACCCGAAC is a window from the Streptomyces mobaraensis genome containing:
- a CDS encoding DUF5954 family protein, coding for MSHGETTPDGVRPIKVRYPEGPVEAVVEADALDAALDVDTVLVRGPLFGVVAQDAGEEQRWRVVIAVQDGFPQLARDGLNSLLWFRAKDEAKDVMERRALLAAVARLESERVDELTVLRTRYRVVRAEEYTGLGPDGIEQPRPTDYEPAVPNWDRGARDARIDDGLVLDPDAPITPLQAAERLALRDLGYAGGRFPEDVRGDSRRALTTHPDVMPLPPVFRIVEQDGQGWKASGGPHATAHDARKSLDFALTWLEPRRRGLIPWDCDDRTVDARAIAAQGTDPAAGELTEYAQAADRLRTERANQLEAGGTVYRICRARRLLRWGPDGPEGPRPSDTDGHPPAQIHPYLDEDGNVHYDDDANED